The Microcella flavibacter DNA segment TGAAGTCGAGGGGCTCGCCGAACACGACGCCGGGGCGCATGACCTTGGGGATGCGCACGCCGATCGGCATGACCTTCTCGGTGTCGATCATCGCGACGGGCACGACCGGGGCGCCCGACTCGAGGATCATGCGGGCCACGCCCGTGCGGCCGCGGTACATGATGCCGTCGGGGCTGCGGGTGCCCTCCGGATAGATGCCGAGCGCGTAGCCGTCGGCGAGCACGCGCAGGCCGGTGTTGAGCGAGGCCTCGCTGGCCCGCCCGCCGGAGCGGTCGATGGGGATCTGCCCGCTCGCCTCGAAGAACACCTTCGTCATCCAGCCCTTGATGCCCTTGCCGGTGAAGTAGTCGCTCTTGGCGAGGAACACGACGCGGCGGTCGAGCACGAGCGGCAGGAAGACCGAGTCGACGAACGAGAGGTGGTTGCTCGCGAGGATGACAGGGCCGTTGCGGGGCACGTTCTCGATACCGCGCACCCAGGGGCGGAACACGGTGAGGAGGATGGGCCCGATGACGAGGTTCTTCATCAGCCAGTAGAACACCGGTGTCCCCTCCTCTCGACTGCGGTCGACGCCGCGCTCCACCCTAACCCCCGATCGGGGGCGGTCCGCGCCTCAGACCGCGGCGGCCGCGGCGTGGATGCGGGCGAGGTCGGCGGCGCCGACCACCCCCGCGTCGTTGACGAGCTCGGCGACGACGAAGCGCGGCTCG contains these protein-coding regions:
- a CDS encoding lysophospholipid acyltransferase family protein — its product is MFYWLMKNLVIGPILLTVFRPWVRGIENVPRNGPVILASNHLSFVDSVFLPLVLDRRVVFLAKSDYFTGKGIKGWMTKVFFEASGQIPIDRSGGRASEASLNTGLRVLADGYALGIYPEGTRSPDGIMYRGRTGVARMILESGAPVVPVAMIDTEKVMPIGVRIPKVMRPGVVFGEPLDFSRFAGLEGDRFVLRSITDEIMYELGRLSGQQYDDVYATTVKDRRPAHTR